From the Eschrichtius robustus isolate mEscRob2 chromosome 19, mEscRob2.pri, whole genome shotgun sequence genome, the window TTCCTGGGTGACATTGTGCCAGGGCAGCTGCCCTTTTCCCAGGGGCTAGATGTCCCCGGCTGAGAGCCAGTACAGGCTTCGAGGGGGGCTCGGTTCCCCCCCACCGGCCCCGCTTATCGCCCGAGGTTCCTGGGTAACAGGAGGGTGGCTCTCAGGCCTCTCTGGCTGGGCTGGGCCTGTGGGATCCCAGGGGAGGTAAAAGGAGCCGCTGGGGCAGGTGCCCCATATCTCCCTGACTGCAGCAGCATGGCTTTTCTCTGGCTCCTCTCCTGCTTCGCCCTCGTGGGGGCCGCCTTCGGTGAGTGCTGGGGCTGGGAGCGCCAGCCAGGTCTGGGAGGGGGCTGAGGAGTAGTTCCCTGAGCCCTTAATGGCACCGCAGCCAGGCCCCATCAGAGGCTTGAGGGGCTCTGTCCGGAGCAACCTGGGGGCCTGGCCAAGAGGGAGATCTGAGCCCCCTTCCCTGCTCCCTTGGGCCTCACACCCCGACAGGCAATCTAGCCTGCAGGGAGGAGAGGGGTCCTTCTGGAGCTTTCTGAGCCCTCACACCCTGCACTGGAGGGGTGGAAAAGGCCAGTCTGGGCTGCACCGAGATCTGAGGCCCCAGAAGTGGCTCAAGTTGGGGAGCTGTGGGCAGAGAAGGGTGTGGTAGCAGGAGCCCTCCTACGGCCTCCACCTGGGGTTTTTATTTACCGTCCTGGGCACTTGCTAAGCAtttcattttctattaaaaaaagaagaagaaatagtgaaaaatacaaaaaatatgaCATCCATGTACCTTCCATTGGGATTTAGCAAATGTTATCTTTTTCCAGATTTGCTTcaggtatttctttttaaaacataaaacagatgcGGCTGAAGTCCCCTCTCCTCCTCGGAAGGTGATCCCTATTCTGAGCTCACTGTGTATCATTTCTGTGTGGGATTTTACAAATTTACTACACATTCACAAATCCATAAACACAGTATAACATTTGTAAAAACTTACATGAACTGTATTATCCGCTACATAAGGTTTATAACCTGCCTTTTCCCTCCCGGGTAGTTTTAGATTTATCCCTGTTAATATGAAGACCCAGCTCGTTCACTTTAATCGCTGTAAAACACTCAGCTGTGTGAATACATCACAGCTGATATTCTAATCTTCTTGCTATTACAAAAAAGTGGATTATGTTGATGACATATGTTTTGGTGATAACAACCTCCAGTGAGTGGCTGGTGCATACCCCTGTCCCCACGGGCAGGATGCCCGTCTGGGCATGCAGCAAGGCCTGCATGACCCCCGGGTGGCCTGGCTGGTCGTAAGGGCTGTACCTGCCCAACTTTCCTTACTGTGGCCAAATTGTAAAACCTGTATACAGGTGCCGAGAACTCACCTGGTCCTGACACAGCAAATGCGTCATGGACACATTAAGTACACCTGACTTTTCTCATTGTTTTGTGACAATTCAGGTCCTTTGTTTTCGGTTTCCTCAATGTGTCCTTTTACAGCGTGGAATCAAAGTCccgttttattaaataattaactaAAACTTTATACAATGAAGAGTTCCTGAAATCTCTGGGAATAGAGAATTCAGTGTAAAACATACTCGCATCGGCTACCAGAATTCTGGGTTCCCCAGGGTCTGGGGTTATCAGATTTTAATTCCATACCCCCAGGCCCCACCAATCTAATGGGTGAGCTTTGACTTGTGAGGTGAGATTGTTTGCTCCCCAGTTTACTGAGGAAAACGAGCATCAGGGATTCAGTGACGGGTCTGAGGCTTCACAGCAAGGAAGGGTGGGCCTAGGAGTCCAGGCAAGACAGTCCGATTACTCAGCCTGTTTTCTGCTCTTTCAGGCAGGGTGGCCCTGGGTGGGAGCAGCCCTGTTCCTCTGCATCCCTGGATGGGACACTGGGGTCAGCAGGCTGTATGTAGGGATCCTTGAGCCCACAGGTGGGAGGCACCAGGAGAAGTTTTTTGGAGGACGGGGGAGTGTGGCAGAGGGTCCTGAGTCAGCCTGGGCAGCTGAGCTACAAACCAGGGTTTCTGCAGACTGGCTCCGGGTCTCAAACCTTCTTCCCCGTCCCGTCGCCCTCCTCAGGCTGCGGGGTCCCTGCCATCGACCCTGTGCTGAGCGGCCTGTCCAGGATCGTCAATGGGGAGGACGCTGTCCCCGGCTCCTGGCCCTGGCAGGTGTCCCTGCAGGTGAGGGGGGATTCTGCGCATGCGTGGGAGAATGCACTGGGATATCAGCCTGGCTGGGGGCTGCTGCCCAGATCGGTTTTGCTGGTGTCCGGGCGGGGCTGACCCTCCCCATCTTCCTCCAGGACAGCACCGGCTTCCACTTCTGCGGGGGCTCCCTCATCAGCGAGGACTGGGTGGTCACCGCCGCCCACTGCGGGGTCAAGTGAGGCCCCGGGCTCAGGGTTCTGCTTCGGGCTCcagtctggggtgggggaggggagtagggTACATCCTCAGTCCTCAACCCCCATGTGATTCCCCCAGAACCTCTGACCTGGTGGTGGCCGGGGAGTTTGACCAGGGCTCAGACGCCGAGAACATCCAGGTCCTGAAGATCGCCAAGGTACGCCCAGGCCCTGCTGGGCCGGCCCGGGATCAgccgcggggctgcaggcaggggcagggggacGAAGACCCTTCGGCCGCTTGAGAGACAGGAGCCAAGCGCAGATGAGGCCGGTCTCAGGAGTCTCATTCCGGGCTCCAATGGGTCTGTTTCCACTGAATGGATCGCCAGGAAAGGAGCTGGTCTCCTTGAAACCTGCAGATCCCCGACTTAACCCAGGGCCTCACCTCGTCTTTCTGGGCCCCACCCGCAGGTTTTCAAGAACCCCAAGTTCAACATGCTCACCGTCCGTAACGACATCACCCTGCTGAAGCTGGCCACGCCCGCGCGCTTCTCCGAGACCGTGTCCCCCGTCTGCCTGCCCAGCGCCAACGATGACTTCCCCGCCGGGATGCTGTGCGTCACCACGGGCTGGGGCAAGACCCGGTACAACGGTGAGTGGGCCGTGGCCTTTCCACCCACGAGGCGTGTCCGGGGTAGGGGCTGCCTGAGCCGCAGGAGTCTCCAGGTGGGACAGGTATggctcttttttaaatgttttggtcTAAATTCCTATACAGTCAtcaatatttccatttctttatttaaaacccTCTTAATGAAAACCCTACCAGACATGAATAAAAATGAGGGTTagtaatatatatgtaaacagTTTCTGAAGAAACATCTAAGTACCAGCAAGTCTCGCCCCCTCTAACCTGCAAGGAGATGGACAGCCCGGATTTCCCTCCAGACTGAGGAGGGCGGGTGCGTCCAGCGCCCCTGAAGTGTGGGCCCGGAGTCCAATGTCCTGGCCGGGTTCGGGCCTGAGCGCCCAGGTGCCCCCCCTCCGCAGGTTCTTCCTTGGCGTCCTGAGTTCTTCTGCCCCGGCCACGGCCCACCGGCTGGTCCCGTAACAGGACAGAAGCAGCCCGGAAAGGGCAGCAGGAGGGAAGTGCTCCCTCGGGGGTCCCCTCCAGTGTCCCCAGTCAGAAGGACGTCCatccccttccctggggaggaagGCCGGCCCCTCCGCCCACACACAGTGGCCGGCAGGGCCCAGAGCACACGGGGCTCCGAGGCAGGACTTGTTGCAACAACTGCTGGAAGCACAGTCCCCGCTGTCTGGTGTGGAATCGCAGAGGAGCCGCGTCCCAGACTCTTTGAAGGTGTCAGGGAAGGCTCGAAGCTCGGTGTCCACGATCATCGTGACGGAGGAAGACGAGCACCgtgcagggggagggcagggctcaggcggcccctcttctcttctccccagGGGCGGGCTGGTGGGATGAGGGGCCCTGACCCCATGCCCTCTGTCCTTCCAGCTCCCGAGACCCCCGACAAGCTGCAGCAGGCGACCCTGCCCATTCTGTCCAACGCCGACTGCAGGAAGTACTGGGGCAACAAGATCACCGACGTGATGATCTGTGCGGGCGCCAGCGGCGTCTCCTCCTGCATGGTACGGCCTGGCTCCGCCACCCTGCCCGCCCTCACTGACCGTGCCTCCCCTGGCCAGGCCAGGAGGCCCACTCCTCTCTGCCATGACCTGTCTAACTTCATGCCCTGCCCAGTGCCCCAGTGAAGGGCTGGACCAGCCCTATCAGATGCCCCTGGTGAGGGCCGGCTCTGGCCAGGTGTGGTGTGGGGCTTCCCAGGGGTATTTAATCTCACACCAACCCCAAGAGCTGGACGCTTcagcctattttacagatgatgaggaGGCTGAGAGGATAAGCCACCTGCCCCAGGCCCTCCAGGAGTAGGTGGCCGAGCTGGGGCTGCCATTTGAGCAGATCTGAGTCTCTTGTGCACAACCACTGGGGCCCCACTTGTGCTTTGTCTGCACCCCCTGGACTTGCCAGGTCCGGGCACACCAGGGCCCTGGTACTCCCTTTCAGGCTTGAACACAAGTCCTATCTCCTCCTACAGGGTGACTCTGGTGGCCCCCTGGTCTGCCAGAAGGATGGAGCCTGGACCCTGGTGGGCATCGTGTCCTGGGGCAGTGGCACCTGTTCCACATCAACTCCTGCTGTGTACGCCCGTGTTACTGCACTCATCCCCTGGGTGCAAAAGATCCTGGCCGCCAGCTGAGCCCAGGGCTCCTGCCATCCCAACCCTGAGAGTCCCCAATAAAAGTATCTGTCTGCACATGTCTCCCTGTGTGGCCTGGGTGACGTGGGGCTGCAGTGGTCCCCGTCACCCACCAAGGGGAGGTGTTCCTGCTCCCTTTCCAGGCCGCCAGCACCCCAGCAAACCCCCTCTCAGGAAGCTGAGTCTTTGTATCTCATCCTCCCTGCTCAGGACTCCATCCTGGAGTAGAACCCAGGGACTAATTGCTGGAGCCAGCTTGGCCCATGGAGCTTTCTGGAAGGCAGGAATCTCGGCCAGGCTGTGCagtccccagagatgggcattGGGAAGGCAGGGTGGGACTGTGGAGATGGTCTTTCTATCCTCCTTGGTTCTTCACCTGCACATTTCTGCAAGACCCGTTTATCCCGACGATTCCTGTACTCTCTGTCATAGATGGGCCTGGAGCAGGCATCTATTGCCCACAAAGCACTGGGTTTAGGGGAGAAGCAGACAGAATTACGACAGTTCATTTCCCATTTTATGCTCCCACAGCCAGACCTGTAGCCTCCACCATCAGTCACAGCACCACACGTCGGTCATACACAACCCCGGTTCACATCATCCTCTCCCAGGTCCCATATCTTGATGTTTCTTTCCCTCTAGAGTTTCTACAAGGCTAGTCTTTGGGAAGGCAGTTGGTAGTCCACAGTAACCGGGCATCTGGGAAGGAATGGCATTGGCCTCCCTGCTGCATTTCCCTTTCAGTATTCTTCCTAATATCTTTCTCTTCCTGGTAGAATTTTAAGTGTTCTGATAGTGGGTCATAATATGTTGAAACTAAGGTTACACAAACGATTTAATTACTAGGGACACGGAAAAAAGCCCCCAGATAGCTGAACCTGATTTGGAGAAGGAACAtgtgaaagggagaaaagaaaaatgagagagaagcGTTGGGCAGAGGAGTGGGGTCACAAAGTAAagtgtttaaaatattatttaaggggcttccctggtgcaggggacacaggttcgagccctggtctgggaagatcccacatgccgcggagcaactaggcccatgagccacaattactgagcctgtgcgtctggagcctgtgctccgcaacaggagaggccgcaatagtgagacgcccgcgcaccgcgatgaagagtggcccccacttgccacagctagagaaagccctcgcacagaagcgaagacccaacacagacataaataaataaataagcaaaaaaaaaaaaaggatttaaaatattatttaaagcccagtgttttaaggaacactgcaggtttggggtgggggaaCTCCTCAAACTTGGAGAGCAAAGTACAAGCATTTTATATCTACATCAAAACCATTTACATGCAAATGATTGTGGGATGTGATGCGTATAAAAATGCAGTAGCAAACACAAGCCCGGTTAAGTTACTTTTTCACTCACTAGCAAGACCTGCCTTCGCCTCTGCCAACCGTTTTGCCAACCCTCCCCCTGGAGTCTGAAAACCGCAGTCCCGGGATAAGATCGCCACCTCGTGGCCCATGTGAAAACTGCAAGGCCGTGCCTGGCTTCTGACTTAGAAATGTAATGTAAGCCAAATGGGTGATTTTAGATGATCTCATaacctttctaaaaaaaattaaaagaaataggtgaattaattttatttatatttaatttatttatattatatttatttaactcagtatatccaattattatcatttcaacatgttttaaaattattaatggtatattttacattctttttctcatACTAGGTCTTTGAAGTCCAGTGTGTAATTTGCACTTACAGCACCTCTCAATTAGGATGCTAAGTTTTCATCAGGAATACTTCATCTGtatttaaatttcataaaatattgCAGTTGAAAAAGTAGATTTGCATACCCAAGTGGTTTCCAATTAGGCGTTACACTGAAAAGTATAGTTAAAAAATTCCATGATTGATTGGGAGTCTGTCTCAGTTTGCAAACAGACCCTCTGTAGGGCAGGGTATGCTTAATGGGCCCTGCAGAGGCTGTCCCatacagtattcttttttttttttaactatttgtttatttttaattttttaattgaagtatagttggtttacaatgttgtggtaatttctgctgtacagcagagtgattcagttatacatatatatatattctttttcatattcttttccattatggtttatcacaggatattgaatatagttccctgtgctatacagtaggaccttgttgtttatccatcctatatataatagtttgcacctgctaaccctaaactctcactccatccctctc encodes:
- the LOC137752927 gene encoding chymotrypsinogen B translates to MQTPREKVQPCSRVVYHVRKPSLCTCYLVAGCGVPAIDPVLSGLSRIVNGEDAVPGSWPWQVSLQDSTGFHFCGGSLISEDWVVTAAHCGVKTSDLVVAGEFDQGSDAENIQVLKIAKVFKNPKFNMLTVRNDITLLKLATPARFSETVSPVCLPSANDDFPAGMLCVTTGWGKTRYNAPETPDKLQQATLPILSNADCRKYWGNKITDVMICAGASGVSSCMGDSGGPLVCQKDGAWTLVGIVSWGSGTCSTSTPAVYARVTALIPWVQKILAAS